A region of Pseudarthrobacter sp. NIBRBAC000502770 DNA encodes the following proteins:
- a CDS encoding alpha/beta family hydrolase, which yields MPGTDQQLTIPVGDGTVSAAYGRPGKPSPHAPTVVVAHGAGAGMEDPFLLGFTDALNVLGLATLRFNFPYREAGRKFPDRPPVAIATWRAVMDAAANQAALRGDTGPLVACGKSFGGRMASMAVAAGMPAAGLVYLGYPLHPPGKPDKLRDEHLYGLATPMLFLQGTRDTFATPHILEDVVSHIGRNAVLQWVEGGDHSFAVAGHKRPAGEVGASLAVPVAEFISSLE from the coding sequence ATGCCCGGAACCGATCAGCAGCTGACCATTCCCGTGGGCGATGGCACAGTGTCGGCCGCCTACGGCCGTCCCGGCAAACCTTCACCCCACGCACCCACCGTCGTGGTGGCTCATGGTGCCGGCGCCGGTATGGAGGACCCGTTTCTTCTCGGCTTCACCGATGCGCTCAACGTCCTGGGCCTCGCCACGCTCCGGTTCAACTTTCCGTACCGGGAAGCGGGCCGCAAGTTCCCGGACCGGCCTCCGGTGGCCATCGCCACCTGGCGGGCTGTGATGGATGCCGCGGCGAATCAGGCTGCCCTGCGCGGCGACACCGGCCCTTTGGTGGCCTGCGGCAAGTCATTCGGCGGCCGGATGGCGTCAATGGCCGTCGCGGCGGGAATGCCGGCGGCCGGCCTGGTCTATCTGGGATATCCACTCCATCCGCCCGGCAAACCAGACAAGCTGCGTGACGAACACTTGTATGGGTTGGCCACTCCGATGCTGTTCCTGCAGGGAACCCGGGACACGTTTGCCACGCCGCACATCCTCGAGGATGTAGTCTCCCACATCGGCCGCAACGCCGTCCTGCAGTGGGTCGAGGGCGGGGACCACTCGTTTGCGGTTGCTGGTCACAAACGGCCGGCAGGCGAAGTCGGAGCGTCACTGGCCGTGCCGGTGGCTGAATTCATCAGTTCCCTGGAGTGA
- the ligD gene encoding non-homologous end-joining DNA ligase, translating to MASEQTTITVPGPNGGREMRISSPNRVLWPDLGLTKLDLARYICDVGEAFIAANGDRPVSLQRYSDNIEGEMFFSKNPPRGTPDFVRSVKVVYPSARSHPQLVLDEPAAAVWAVQMNTVVFHPWPSRAGNTDNPDQLRIDLDPQPGTDFGDAVPAALVLKDVLSEAGLESFIKTSGNRGLHVYAPIEPVHEFLDVRHAVIAAAREVERRMPDKVTTAWWKEERGQRVFLDFNQANRDRTIAGAYSPRALPHAPVSCPITWDELETVDPKDFTVLTVPDRLKTVGDPWSRFGGNPGSIGTLLDWWDRDTKAGLGEMPFPPDYPKMPGEPPRVQPSRAKKQTDANND from the coding sequence ATGGCGAGCGAACAAACCACCATTACCGTCCCGGGTCCCAACGGCGGGCGTGAGATGCGCATCTCCAGCCCCAACCGGGTTCTCTGGCCCGACCTGGGCCTGACCAAGCTCGACCTCGCACGGTACATCTGCGACGTCGGGGAGGCGTTCATCGCCGCCAACGGGGACCGCCCCGTGTCGCTCCAGCGGTACTCGGACAACATCGAGGGCGAGATGTTCTTCTCCAAGAACCCGCCGAGGGGAACGCCGGACTTCGTCCGGTCCGTGAAGGTGGTGTACCCCAGTGCCCGGTCCCATCCCCAGTTGGTCCTCGACGAGCCGGCGGCCGCCGTCTGGGCCGTGCAAATGAACACCGTGGTCTTCCACCCCTGGCCGTCCCGCGCCGGGAACACCGACAATCCGGACCAGTTGCGCATCGATCTTGACCCACAGCCCGGAACCGACTTTGGCGACGCCGTGCCGGCCGCCCTGGTGCTCAAGGACGTCCTGTCGGAGGCAGGGCTGGAATCGTTCATCAAGACCTCCGGAAACCGGGGACTGCATGTCTACGCGCCAATCGAACCCGTGCATGAATTCCTGGACGTCCGGCACGCAGTCATCGCCGCCGCCCGGGAGGTCGAACGGCGCATGCCGGACAAGGTAACCACGGCGTGGTGGAAGGAGGAACGCGGTCAACGGGTCTTCCTGGACTTCAACCAGGCCAACCGGGACCGCACCATCGCCGGCGCCTATAGCCCGCGGGCCCTTCCGCACGCCCCGGTATCCTGCCCCATCACCTGGGATGAACTCGAAACCGTTGATCCCAAGGACTTCACTGTCCTCACCGTCCCGGACAGGTTGAAAACCGTTGGTGACCCCTGGTCCCGGTTTGGCGGGAACCCCGGCTCCATTGGCACGCTGCTCGACTGGTGGGACCGCGACACCAAAGCGGGTTTGGGCGAGATGCCGTTTCCGCCGGACTATCCCAAGATGCCCGGCGAACCGCCCCGGGTGCAGCCGAGCCGCGCGAAAAAGCAGACTGACGCCAACAACGACTGA
- a CDS encoding L-threonylcarbamoyladenylate synthase translates to MARFFDVHPHDPQPRAIAQAVKIIRDGGLIAYPTDSCYALGAQMGNREALDRIRSIRHLDDKHHFTLVCRDFAQLGQFVNIGNDVFRSIKAVTPGSYTFILPATKEVPKRLLHPKKKTVGVRIPDNRVVQALLAELGEPLLSSTLLLPDEEEPLTVGWEIKERLDHQVDAVIDAGDCGAEPTTVVDFSSGVAEVVRRGMGDPSRFE, encoded by the coding sequence ATGGCCAGATTTTTCGATGTTCATCCCCACGACCCGCAGCCCCGCGCCATTGCCCAGGCGGTGAAGATCATCCGCGACGGCGGCCTGATCGCCTACCCCACGGACTCCTGCTACGCCTTGGGTGCGCAGATGGGAAACCGGGAAGCCCTGGACCGGATCAGGAGCATCCGGCACCTGGACGACAAGCACCACTTCACGCTGGTCTGCCGGGATTTCGCGCAGTTGGGCCAGTTCGTGAACATCGGCAACGACGTCTTCCGCAGCATCAAGGCGGTGACACCCGGAAGCTACACCTTCATCCTGCCCGCCACCAAGGAGGTTCCCAAGCGGCTGCTGCACCCCAAGAAGAAGACCGTGGGCGTGCGCATCCCTGACAACCGCGTGGTCCAGGCGCTGCTGGCCGAACTGGGTGAGCCGCTGCTCTCCAGCACGCTGCTGCTGCCGGACGAGGAGGAGCCGCTGACGGTGGGCTGGGAGATCAAGGAGCGCCTTGACCACCAGGTCGATGCCGTGATTGATGCCGGGGACTGCGGCGCCGAGCCCACCACGGTGGTCGACTTCTCCAGCGGTGTGGCCGAGGTTGTCCGCCGTGGCATGGGCGACCCCTCCCGCTTCGAATAA
- a CDS encoding VOC family protein, translated as MPTILNPYLSFRDNARDAMNFYQSVFGGELTLSTFGDFQASEDPAEAEKIMHGMLTTTQGLVLMGADTPNSMEYHAGSAISVSLSGDNEAELRGYYEKLSGDGGAVTVPMEKAPWGDVFGMCTDRFGVSWLVNVNSGQATAAP; from the coding sequence ATGCCCACGATCCTCAATCCCTACCTGAGCTTCCGCGATAATGCACGCGATGCCATGAACTTCTACCAATCCGTGTTTGGCGGCGAACTGACGCTAAGCACTTTCGGCGACTTCCAAGCCAGCGAGGATCCAGCGGAAGCGGAGAAGATCATGCACGGCATGTTGACCACCACCCAGGGCTTGGTGCTCATGGGCGCTGACACCCCGAACAGCATGGAGTACCACGCAGGATCTGCCATTTCGGTATCCCTGAGCGGCGACAACGAGGCGGAACTTCGCGGCTACTACGAAAAGCTCAGCGGCGACGGGGGAGCGGTGACAGTCCCCATGGAGAAGGCGCCGTGGGGTGACGTCTTTGGCATGTGCACGGACCGGTTCGGCGTCTCATGGCTGGTGAACGTCAACTCGGGGCAGGCAACCGCGGCACCGTGA
- a CDS encoding HAD domain-containing protein: MECTLYLDVDGVICPFSPEGTTGWGSSWQHADAGLLPVAFAAELVAGLNSLALMPGLRCVWLTSWEELAPQYLCPAIGLTGGGWPYLAADGAAGGTGWWKLRAIQDDVEETGPRAVAWVDDQLAFEAEAQRWAGFLGRRILTVSPHPRHGITPAELDRIHAFLARPVF; encoded by the coding sequence ATGGAGTGCACCCTCTATCTGGACGTCGACGGAGTCATCTGTCCGTTCAGCCCCGAAGGGACCACCGGCTGGGGTTCCTCCTGGCAGCACGCCGACGCCGGGTTGCTGCCCGTAGCCTTCGCGGCCGAGCTCGTGGCAGGGCTGAACTCCCTGGCCCTGATGCCGGGACTGCGGTGCGTCTGGCTCACCAGCTGGGAGGAACTCGCGCCCCAATACCTGTGCCCCGCCATCGGACTCACGGGCGGCGGCTGGCCGTACCTGGCCGCAGACGGCGCAGCCGGCGGGACTGGCTGGTGGAAACTCCGCGCCATCCAGGACGACGTCGAAGAAACCGGGCCGAGGGCGGTCGCCTGGGTGGACGACCAGCTCGCATTCGAGGCCGAAGCGCAACGATGGGCAGGTTTCCTGGGCCGGCGCATCCTCACGGTCTCACCCCACCCACGGCACGGAATCACGCCCGCGGAACTCGACCGGATCCACGCATTTCTGGCCCGACCCGTGTTTTGA
- a CDS encoding dihydrofolate reductase family protein — protein sequence MPRIQYFVAASLDGFIATPTDDLDWLLQFDGFDGGTDSYNDFMAGVGCIVMGGETYAWLMEHEPGTWPYDGTPCYVFTHHEHRAPDGADITFVRGDVREFTADFRQAARGRNIWVVGGGKLAAQFADAGLLDEIILSVIPVVLGEGKRLLPMKGPTPPLELAASRTLGRGIVELRYLLHPAAGRQS from the coding sequence ATGCCGCGCATCCAATACTTTGTGGCCGCGTCCCTCGACGGCTTCATTGCCACACCCACTGACGATCTCGACTGGCTGCTGCAGTTCGACGGTTTCGACGGCGGGACCGACAGTTACAACGACTTCATGGCAGGTGTGGGCTGCATTGTCATGGGCGGGGAAACCTACGCCTGGCTGATGGAGCATGAACCCGGTACCTGGCCGTACGACGGTACGCCCTGCTATGTCTTCACCCACCATGAACACCGGGCACCGGACGGGGCAGACATCACCTTCGTGCGCGGGGACGTGCGGGAATTCACGGCAGACTTCCGCCAGGCGGCCCGTGGCCGGAACATCTGGGTGGTGGGCGGCGGCAAGCTGGCGGCCCAGTTCGCCGACGCCGGCCTGCTGGACGAGATCATCCTCTCCGTCATACCGGTGGTGCTGGGGGAGGGAAAGCGGCTGCTGCCCATGAAGGGCCCGACGCCGCCCCTGGAGTTGGCTGCCTCACGCACCCTGGGCCGGGGGATCGTGGAGTTGCGGTACCTTCTTCACCCGGCGGCCGGCCGGCAGTCCTGA
- a CDS encoding hotdog fold thioesterase, with translation MTDNFTPGPFAKELAAAGIPDHMHDWLGAFGVGALVVKMGIHFLEMSPERTVATMPVEGNTQVAGILHGGAHVVLAETLGSFASGMHAGPGRHAVGIEVNATHHRSIATGLVTGTCTAVHLGRTLATHEIVMTDAQGRRLSTARITNLLRDNAG, from the coding sequence ATGACAGACAATTTCACGCCGGGCCCTTTCGCCAAAGAGCTGGCGGCCGCCGGGATCCCCGACCATATGCATGACTGGCTGGGCGCCTTCGGGGTCGGTGCCCTGGTGGTCAAGATGGGGATCCATTTCCTGGAGATGAGCCCGGAACGCACGGTCGCCACCATGCCGGTGGAAGGCAACACGCAGGTGGCCGGAATCCTGCACGGCGGCGCGCACGTGGTCCTCGCCGAAACCCTGGGCTCCTTCGCCTCCGGCATGCACGCGGGGCCGGGACGCCACGCCGTCGGAATCGAAGTCAACGCCACGCATCACCGGTCCATCGCTACGGGCCTGGTGACGGGCACCTGCACGGCGGTCCACTTGGGCCGGACCCTGGCCACCCACGAAATCGTCATGACCGACGCCCAGGGCCGGCGCCTCTCAACGGCGCGGATCACCAACCTGCTGCGGGACAACGCCGGCTGA
- the polA gene encoding DNA polymerase I, whose amino-acid sequence MAFRAFFALPADKFSTSNGQHTNAIHGFTSMLINLIKEQQPTHIAVAFDVSDESTHRKTEYSEYKGGRNETPREMSGQIDLIGQVMEAWGIKTIKMPGYEADDILATLAAMGEKAGFEVLLVSGDRDAFQLITDNVFVLYPRKGVSDIPRMDAAAIEAKYFVSPGRYSDLAALVGETADNLPGVPGVGPKTAAKWINLYGGLEGVLEHLDSIGGKVGDALRENVDAVKRNRRLNQLHTDLELPVTLDDLYQPRPDQAAIEDLFDQLEFKAIRGRLFALYGDADTPAAERESIETPNYSTPAGAAELAAFLAGGTGQRSALAVDLVPGRIGEDAAGVAIVRGDAAVYVDLAGQDAETENVLATWLRDPGAPKVIHGFKAALKALSARGLELEGVVDDTSISGYLIQPDRRTYELAELAQHHLNVGIPATTAKAGQLELSFDGEDTAAADALVQAGAVVLALSRYFEDELKDRRAEELLSTLELPVSRVLADMELAGIAIDMDKMEEQLADLARVIDQAQEQAFAAIGHEVNLGSPKQLQTVLFDELQLPKTKKIKSGYTTDAASLKNLLEKTGHEFLVQLMAHREAAKLRQMIESLKKSVAEDGRIHTTYAQNVAATGRISSNNPNLQNIPIRSEEGRRVRGIFVVSDGYECLLSADYSQIEMRIMAHLSGDAGLIQAYKDGEDLHRFVGSNIFHVPTDQVTSAMRSKVKAMSYGLAYGLTSFGLSKQLEISVDEARTLMKDYFDRFGAVRDYLRGVVDQARVDGYTATIEGRRRYLPDLTSTDRQLRENAERIALNSPIQGSAADIIKRAMLGVHAELQSQGLKSRMLLQVHDELVLEVAAGERATVEKLVTEQMAAAADLSVPLEVQIGVGPSWYDAGH is encoded by the coding sequence ATGGCCTTCCGTGCCTTCTTCGCGCTGCCGGCGGACAAGTTCTCCACCTCCAACGGCCAGCACACCAACGCCATCCACGGCTTCACCTCGATGCTGATCAACCTCATCAAGGAGCAGCAGCCCACCCACATCGCGGTCGCGTTCGACGTCTCTGACGAATCCACCCACCGCAAGACCGAGTACAGCGAGTACAAGGGCGGCCGGAACGAAACCCCCCGTGAAATGAGCGGCCAAATCGACCTCATCGGCCAAGTCATGGAGGCCTGGGGCATTAAGACCATCAAGATGCCCGGCTACGAGGCCGACGACATCCTGGCCACCCTGGCTGCCATGGGCGAGAAAGCAGGGTTCGAGGTTTTGCTCGTATCCGGAGACCGGGACGCATTCCAGCTCATCACGGACAACGTCTTCGTGCTGTACCCGCGCAAGGGGGTCAGCGACATCCCGCGGATGGATGCTGCCGCCATCGAGGCGAAGTATTTTGTCAGTCCGGGGCGCTACTCCGACCTCGCCGCCCTGGTGGGGGAGACGGCGGACAACCTTCCCGGTGTTCCCGGGGTCGGACCCAAGACCGCAGCCAAGTGGATCAACCTCTACGGCGGCCTCGAAGGCGTCCTGGAACACCTCGATTCGATCGGCGGTAAAGTGGGCGATGCCCTGCGGGAGAATGTTGACGCCGTCAAGCGCAACCGCCGGCTGAACCAGCTCCACACCGACCTCGAGCTCCCCGTCACCCTCGACGACCTCTACCAGCCACGCCCTGACCAGGCCGCCATCGAGGACCTCTTCGACCAGCTCGAGTTCAAGGCCATCCGCGGCCGGTTATTTGCCCTGTACGGCGACGCAGACACCCCCGCCGCGGAGCGCGAAAGCATCGAAACCCCGAATTACAGCACCCCTGCCGGTGCCGCGGAGCTGGCCGCGTTCCTGGCCGGCGGCACCGGGCAGCGGTCAGCGCTGGCCGTCGACCTCGTGCCCGGCCGGATCGGGGAGGACGCTGCAGGGGTGGCAATTGTCCGCGGGGACGCGGCAGTCTATGTCGACCTTGCCGGCCAGGACGCTGAAACCGAAAACGTGCTGGCCACATGGCTGCGCGATCCCGGGGCGCCCAAGGTGATCCACGGTTTCAAAGCCGCGCTCAAGGCACTTTCGGCCCGAGGACTGGAGCTGGAGGGCGTCGTGGACGACACCTCCATCTCCGGCTACCTGATCCAGCCGGACCGGCGCACGTACGAACTGGCTGAACTCGCCCAGCACCACCTCAACGTGGGCATACCGGCCACCACGGCCAAAGCGGGTCAACTGGAGCTGTCCTTCGACGGCGAGGACACCGCCGCTGCCGACGCCCTGGTCCAGGCCGGCGCCGTGGTACTGGCCCTGAGCCGCTACTTCGAGGACGAACTCAAGGACCGCCGCGCCGAGGAACTCCTGTCCACCCTGGAGCTGCCGGTCAGCCGCGTCCTGGCGGACATGGAACTCGCCGGCATCGCGATCGACATGGACAAAATGGAAGAACAGCTCGCCGATTTGGCGCGGGTGATCGACCAGGCCCAGGAACAGGCATTCGCCGCCATCGGCCACGAGGTCAACCTGGGCTCGCCCAAGCAGCTCCAGACCGTCCTGTTCGACGAGCTCCAGCTCCCCAAAACCAAGAAGATCAAGTCCGGCTACACCACGGACGCCGCATCGCTGAAGAACCTGCTGGAGAAGACCGGGCATGAGTTCCTGGTCCAGCTCATGGCGCACCGGGAGGCCGCCAAGCTGCGGCAGATGATCGAGTCGCTGAAGAAGTCCGTGGCCGAAGACGGGCGGATCCACACCACCTACGCCCAGAACGTGGCAGCTACCGGCCGCATCTCGTCCAACAACCCCAACCTGCAGAACATCCCCATCCGCAGTGAGGAAGGCCGCCGCGTGCGCGGCATCTTCGTGGTCAGCGACGGGTACGAGTGCCTGCTGTCAGCTGACTACTCGCAGATCGAGATGCGCATCATGGCACACCTTTCCGGCGACGCAGGCCTGATCCAGGCCTACAAGGACGGCGAGGACCTGCACCGGTTCGTCGGCTCCAATATCTTCCACGTCCCCACGGACCAGGTCACCAGTGCCATGCGCTCAAAGGTCAAGGCCATGTCCTACGGCCTGGCCTACGGACTGACGTCCTTTGGCCTGTCCAAGCAGCTCGAGATCTCCGTCGATGAGGCCCGCACCCTCATGAAGGACTACTTCGACCGCTTCGGCGCCGTCCGGGACTACCTCCGTGGAGTAGTGGACCAGGCCAGGGTGGACGGCTACACGGCCACCATTGAAGGCCGCCGCCGCTACCTGCCGGACCTCACCAGCACCGACCGCCAGCTGCGCGAGAACGCCGAGCGGATCGCGCTCAACAGCCCCATCCAGGGGTCCGCCGCCGACATCATCAAACGCGCCATGCTGGGCGTCCACGCCGAACTTCAGTCCCAGGGGCTGAAATCGCGGATGCTGCTCCAGGTCCACGATGAACTGGTCCTCGAAGTGGCCGCCGGTGAACGCGCAACCGTCGAGAAACTCGTCACCGAGCAGATGGCTGCCGCAGCCGACCTCAGCGTGCCGCTGGAAGTGCAGATCGGCGTCGGCCCCAGCTGGTACGACGCCGGCCACTAG
- a CDS encoding GNAT family N-acetyltransferase, translated as MGDLSGNYEIRRFPAVSKGNEGYAEAETWAKAVGFGFHDSTRTPEHRERSLATYEVDGRIFTGAYQTGPVAPSSLPAEVPVATFGTFRKTLNIGFGRMLETQMVTAVTVRTSHRRRGLLRRMMTEDLQAAKDDGVAMAALTASEGSIYGRFGYGVASLERTVKVDTTGRFTLRHTATGAVEVADPKTLLDVAPAVFERVHRHTPGSLGRQEWYRHLASGSLGRDGKEDPAIKVALHYGPDATIDGYVSYKFLGWDTTPYTVEVVDLVAATDHAYLELWQYLAAIDLVERVTWNEAPVDDPLAWALADPRCIDASDSRDMLWLRILDVPQALAARHYPADGRLVLNVDDPLGLTPGIFALTVEGGQAAVERLPDGTAADLELGVAALSSIFLGGVCPVTLKAAGAISELRPGAALRARQMFAVERATHCLTHF; from the coding sequence ATGGGCGATCTGAGCGGAAACTATGAAATCCGGCGCTTTCCCGCCGTGTCCAAAGGCAACGAAGGGTACGCGGAGGCCGAAACCTGGGCCAAGGCCGTTGGGTTCGGTTTCCACGACTCCACCCGAACGCCCGAACACCGGGAGCGGTCCCTTGCCACCTACGAGGTCGATGGCCGGATCTTCACCGGGGCTTACCAGACCGGTCCCGTGGCCCCGTCCTCGCTGCCTGCCGAGGTGCCCGTTGCCACGTTCGGGACCTTCCGCAAGACCCTGAACATTGGTTTCGGCCGCATGCTGGAGACGCAGATGGTCACGGCCGTGACCGTCCGCACTTCGCACCGCCGGCGCGGCCTCCTGCGCCGCATGATGACCGAAGACCTCCAGGCTGCCAAGGACGACGGCGTCGCCATGGCAGCGCTGACAGCCTCGGAGGGCAGCATTTACGGCAGGTTCGGCTACGGCGTCGCAAGCCTCGAGCGCACCGTGAAGGTGGACACCACGGGCCGGTTCACCCTGCGGCACACGGCCACGGGCGCCGTGGAAGTGGCGGACCCCAAAACACTGCTGGACGTGGCTCCCGCCGTGTTCGAACGCGTCCACCGGCACACGCCCGGGTCCCTCGGCCGGCAGGAATGGTACCGGCACCTGGCCTCCGGGTCGCTGGGACGCGACGGCAAGGAAGATCCCGCCATCAAGGTGGCGCTGCACTACGGCCCGGACGCAACCATCGACGGCTACGTCTCCTACAAGTTCCTTGGCTGGGACACCACCCCCTACACGGTGGAAGTGGTGGACCTTGTGGCCGCCACCGACCACGCTTACCTCGAACTCTGGCAGTACCTGGCGGCCATCGACCTCGTTGAACGGGTTACCTGGAACGAGGCCCCGGTGGATGATCCCCTCGCCTGGGCCCTGGCTGACCCCCGCTGCATCGACGCCTCGGACAGCCGCGATATGCTCTGGCTCAGGATCCTCGACGTTCCGCAAGCCCTCGCTGCGCGGCACTACCCGGCCGATGGCCGGCTGGTCCTCAACGTCGATGATCCGCTCGGCCTCACGCCGGGGATTTTTGCCCTGACCGTGGAGGGCGGCCAGGCCGCCGTCGAACGCCTCCCCGACGGCACCGCCGCCGATCTCGAACTGGGGGTCGCCGCGCTGTCCTCGATCTTCCTCGGTGGTGTGTGCCCGGTCACCCTGAAGGCTGCCGGCGCCATCAGCGAGCTGCGGCCGGGGGCCGCCCTTCGGGCGCGCCAGATGTTTGCGGTGGAACGGGCGACGCACTGCCTGACCCACTTCTGA
- the rpsA gene encoding 30S ribosomal protein S1, translating to MTITSTEKPGTPVVAINDIGTAEDFLAAVDATIKYFNDGDLVEGTVVKVDRDEVLLDIGYKTEGVIPSRELSIKHDVDPGDVVSVGDQVEALVLTKEDKEGRLILSKKRAQYERAWGDIEKVKEEDGVVTGTVIEVVKGGLILDIGLRGFLPASLVEMRRVRDLAPYIGQQIEAKIIELDKNRNNVVLSRRAWLEQTQSEVRSTFLNKLEKGQVRPGVVSSIVNFGAFVDLGGVDGLVHVSELSWKHIDHPSEVVEVGQEVTVEVLEVDLDRERVSLSLKATQEDPWQTFARTHALGQVVPGKVTKLVPFGAFVRVEDGIEGLVHISELAVRHVELAEQVVSVGDELFVKVIDIDLERRRISLSLKQANEGVDADSTEFDPALYGMAAEYDEEGNYKYPEGFDPESNEWLEGYENQRAAWEQQYADAQTRWEAHKKQVAQHAADDAAAATSGDSDSGATSYSSEPAATDTGAGTLASDEALAALREKLTGN from the coding sequence ATGACCATCACCTCCACCGAGAAGCCCGGTACCCCCGTAGTCGCGATTAACGACATCGGTACCGCTGAGGACTTCCTCGCAGCTGTCGACGCCACCATCAAGTACTTCAACGACGGAGACCTCGTCGAAGGTACCGTCGTCAAGGTCGACCGCGATGAAGTCCTGCTCGACATCGGTTACAAGACCGAAGGTGTCATCCCCTCCCGCGAGCTGTCCATCAAGCACGACGTTGATCCCGGGGACGTTGTCTCCGTTGGCGATCAGGTCGAAGCCCTGGTGCTCACCAAGGAAGACAAAGAAGGCCGCCTGATCCTCTCCAAGAAGCGTGCTCAGTACGAGCGCGCCTGGGGCGACATCGAGAAGGTCAAGGAAGAAGACGGTGTCGTCACCGGTACCGTCATCGAGGTCGTCAAGGGTGGTCTTATCCTCGACATCGGCCTGCGTGGCTTCCTGCCCGCATCCCTCGTCGAGATGCGCCGTGTGCGCGACCTTGCTCCGTACATCGGCCAGCAGATCGAAGCCAAGATCATCGAGCTGGACAAGAACCGCAACAACGTTGTGCTGTCCCGCCGTGCATGGCTCGAGCAGACCCAGTCCGAGGTCCGCTCCACGTTCCTCAACAAGCTGGAAAAGGGCCAGGTTCGTCCCGGCGTCGTTTCCTCCATCGTCAACTTCGGTGCATTCGTGGACCTGGGCGGCGTAGACGGCCTCGTCCACGTTTCCGAGCTCTCCTGGAAGCACATCGACCACCCGTCCGAGGTTGTCGAAGTTGGCCAGGAAGTCACCGTCGAGGTTCTCGAGGTCGACCTGGACCGCGAGCGCGTCTCCCTGTCGCTCAAGGCTACGCAGGAAGATCCGTGGCAGACCTTCGCCCGCACCCACGCCCTCGGCCAGGTTGTTCCGGGTAAGGTCACCAAGCTCGTTCCGTTCGGTGCGTTCGTCCGCGTCGAAGACGGCATCGAAGGCCTGGTCCACATCTCCGAGCTCGCCGTGCGCCACGTTGAGCTGGCCGAGCAGGTTGTCTCCGTTGGTGACGAGCTGTTCGTCAAGGTCATCGACATCGACCTTGAGCGCCGCCGTATCTCGCTGTCCCTCAAGCAGGCCAACGAGGGCGTCGACGCCGACAGCACCGAATTCGATCCCGCTCTGTACGGCATGGCCGCAGAGTACGACGAAGAGGGCAACTACAAGTACCCCGAGGGCTTCGACCCCGAGTCCAACGAATGGCTCGAGGGCTACGAGAACCAGCGCGCCGCCTGGGAGCAGCAGTACGCTGACGCCCAGACCCGTTGGGAAGCACACAAGAAGCAGGTTGCCCAGCACGCTGCCGACGACGCTGCAGCTGCAACCTCCGGTGACAGCGATTCCGGTGCTACCAGCTACTCCTCCGAGCCTGCTGCCACCGACACCGGTGCCGGCACCCTGGCTTCGGACGAGGCACTTGCTGCCCTGCGTGAGAAGCTGACCGGCAACTAA
- a CDS encoding GNAT family N-acetyltransferase: MSPSTDVTLADVDEAVADRLLQLAKRDASPDEVAPPLGGPGWNLERTAWFYGYHRAAAAGLDGPTAEKSWAVFNGSCIAGSVRLRRDPTAGIPSAETGIWLGRSFRSQGIGGAALDLVLAEARRAGLKRVTARTLSGNLSAQRLLTAAGAALTHDGDGTVLAVVDL, translated from the coding sequence ATGAGCCCCTCGACTGATGTGACCCTGGCGGACGTGGATGAGGCAGTGGCTGACCGGCTGCTCCAACTGGCCAAACGCGACGCCTCGCCTGATGAAGTGGCGCCCCCGCTGGGCGGCCCTGGCTGGAACCTCGAGCGCACGGCCTGGTTCTACGGTTACCACCGCGCTGCAGCCGCCGGGTTGGACGGTCCTACGGCGGAAAAGTCCTGGGCCGTCTTCAACGGTTCTTGCATTGCCGGCTCCGTCCGGCTCAGGCGCGACCCCACGGCCGGGATCCCCTCTGCGGAGACCGGTATCTGGCTTGGCCGGAGCTTCCGTTCCCAGGGGATCGGCGGTGCCGCCCTGGACCTCGTCCTGGCGGAGGCCCGCCGGGCAGGCCTGAAGCGCGTCACGGCGCGTACCCTGTCCGGGAACCTCAGCGCCCAGCGGTTGCTCACCGCAGCAGGCGCGGCACTGACGCACGACGGCGACGGGACGGTCCTCGCCGTCGTCGACCTTTAG